A genomic window from Myxococcales bacterium includes:
- a CDS encoding 2-oxoacid:ferredoxin oxidoreductase subunit gamma, with protein MSKRLEIRLAGSGGQGLVLAGIILAEAAILFDNKNAVNTQSYGPEARGGASKSEVIISDEEIDFPKCEQLDILLCLNQKSLGQYSDDLKKNGVMIIDTDLCPEPPAGEYQINRIAFTKLAREEAGKVFVANIVSLGAIAGLTDCVSRNALERAVLARVPKGTEDLNLKALAIGFREAAALRVHQPSTAG; from the coding sequence ATGAGCAAGCGACTGGAAATCCGGCTGGCGGGCAGCGGCGGCCAGGGCCTCGTACTGGCGGGCATCATCCTGGCCGAAGCCGCCATTCTGTTCGACAACAAGAACGCCGTGAACACGCAAAGCTACGGGCCGGAAGCGCGCGGCGGCGCCTCGAAGAGCGAAGTCATCATCAGCGACGAGGAAATCGACTTTCCCAAGTGCGAGCAACTCGACATTTTGCTGTGCCTGAACCAGAAGAGTCTGGGCCAGTACAGCGACGATCTGAAAAAAAACGGCGTGATGATCATCGATACGGATTTGTGCCCGGAGCCGCCGGCCGGCGAATACCAGATCAACCGCATCGCGTTCACCAAGCTGGCGCGCGAGGAAGCGGGCAAGGTGTTCGTCGCCAACATCGTTTCGCTCGGCGCGATCGCCGGCCTGACCGATTGCGTCAGCCGCAACGCGCTCGAACGGGCGGTGCTGGCCCGCGTTCCCAAGGGCACCGAGGATCTCAACCTGAAAGCCCTGGCGATCGGATTCCGAGAAGCGGCGGCATTGCGCGTCCATCAACCATCGACCGCGGGGTAA
- a CDS encoding 2-oxoacid:ferredoxin oxidoreductase subunit beta: protein MAFDYEQYLRVENLPHIWCPGCGHGIIFKALLRSIDTLKLPKDDVALVSGIGCASRLPGYADFNTLHTTHGRALPFAIGMKVVKPQLNVIITAGDGDAVAIGGNHFIHTCRRNIDMTLIIFNNSIYGMTGGQVSPTTPFGANASTAPYGNLSHNFDFVKLAEAAGATFVARATTYHVKLLEKAITEGIRHKGFSVIEVLEDCPTAYGRRNKFRGPVEMMKFWKDHCVMIDAVDNLSLDDVKDKIPLGIFLNTQRHEFVEELHRTARLAMED from the coding sequence ATGGCGTTTGATTACGAACAGTACCTGCGGGTCGAAAACCTGCCGCATATCTGGTGCCCGGGCTGCGGCCACGGCATTATTTTCAAAGCCTTGTTGCGGTCGATCGATACCCTGAAACTGCCCAAGGACGACGTCGCTCTGGTGTCGGGCATCGGTTGCGCGAGCCGGCTGCCCGGTTATGCCGACTTCAACACCCTGCACACGACACACGGCCGCGCCCTGCCCTTCGCCATCGGCATGAAGGTCGTCAAACCGCAGCTCAACGTCATCATCACCGCCGGCGACGGCGACGCGGTGGCGATCGGCGGCAACCACTTCATCCATACCTGCCGCCGCAACATCGACATGACGCTGATCATCTTCAACAACTCGATCTACGGCATGACCGGCGGCCAGGTGAGCCCGACGACGCCCTTCGGCGCCAACGCGAGCACCGCGCCCTACGGCAACCTGAGCCACAACTTCGACTTCGTGAAGCTGGCCGAGGCGGCCGGCGCCACGTTCGTCGCGCGGGCGACGACCTACCACGTCAAGCTGCTGGAAAAGGCCATCACCGAAGGCATCCGCCACAAGGGCTTTTCGGTCATCGAGGTGCTCGAGGACTGCCCGACGGCGTACGGCCGGCGCAACAAATTCCGCGGTCCCGTCGAAATGATGAAATTCTGGAAAGACCACTGCGTGATGATCGACGCCGTCGACAACCTCAGCCTGGACGACGTGAAGGACAAGATTCCACTCGGCATTTTCCTGAACACCCAGCGCCACGAGTTCGTCGAGGAACTGCACCGCACGGCGCGGCTGGCGATGGAGGACTAA
- a CDS encoding 2-oxoacid:acceptor oxidoreductase subunit alpha yields MPGPKFKSGLRLMSGNEAIAEAALYAGCSFFAGYPITPSTEVAEVLSERLPQVGGFFLQLEDEIASMAAVLGASLTGAKAMTATSGPGFSLKQENIGYGCIAEIPCVVVNVQRAGPSTGMPTRPMQGDIMQARWGTHGDHPIVVLYPYSVEESFWETIRAFNLAERYRTPVILLSDEIVGHMRERMFLPNPGTVSVYNRRKPRRAPKDYYPYQGGGSDVPTMAPYGEGYRFHVTGLFHDRTGFPTNDPAVIESETRRLLRKIDRNYNDIVKWEGRFLEDAEEVIIACGAVARSAMEAVKRLRKRDRKVGLFRPKTIWPFPAQAVEKLARRPGMKRILVPEMNAGQLVLEVERIAGKHCAVEGLQRLDTEIINPRQIMRALRETGNGV; encoded by the coding sequence ATGCCGGGTCCCAAATTCAAAAGCGGTCTGCGCCTGATGAGCGGCAACGAGGCCATCGCCGAGGCGGCGCTGTACGCCGGTTGCAGCTTCTTCGCCGGTTACCCGATCACTCCCTCGACGGAAGTCGCGGAGGTGCTGTCCGAACGCTTGCCGCAGGTCGGCGGCTTTTTCCTGCAACTGGAAGATGAAATCGCCTCGATGGCGGCGGTGCTCGGCGCCAGCCTGACCGGCGCCAAGGCGATGACGGCCACGTCCGGCCCGGGTTTCAGCCTGAAACAGGAAAACATCGGTTACGGCTGCATCGCCGAGATCCCCTGCGTCGTCGTCAACGTCCAGCGCGCCGGACCCAGCACCGGCATGCCGACCAGGCCGATGCAGGGCGATATCATGCAGGCGCGGTGGGGCACCCACGGCGACCACCCGATCGTCGTGTTGTACCCCTACAGCGTCGAGGAATCTTTCTGGGAAACCATTCGCGCCTTCAACCTGGCCGAACGTTACCGCACCCCGGTGATTCTGCTTTCCGACGAAATCGTCGGCCACATGCGCGAACGCATGTTCCTGCCCAATCCCGGCACGGTCAGCGTCTACAACCGCCGCAAACCGCGCCGCGCCCCGAAGGATTACTACCCCTACCAGGGCGGCGGCTCCGACGTGCCGACCATGGCGCCCTACGGCGAAGGCTACCGTTTTCACGTCACCGGCCTGTTCCACGATCGAACGGGTTTCCCGACCAACGACCCGGCGGTGATCGAAAGCGAGACGCGGCGGCTGCTGCGCAAGATCGACCGCAATTACAACGACATCGTCAAATGGGAAGGCCGCTTCCTGGAGGACGCCGAGGAGGTGATCATCGCCTGCGGCGCGGTGGCGCGTAGCGCGATGGAAGCGGTCAAGCGGTTGCGCAAGCGCGACCGGAAGGTCGGCTTGTTCCGCCCGAAGACGATCTGGCCGTTTCCGGCCCAGGCGGTCGAAAAGCTGGCCAGGCGGCCCGGCATGAAACGGATTCTGGTGCCGGAAATGAACGCGGGCCAGTTGGTGCTCGAGGTGGAGCGCATCGCCGGCAAACACTGCGCCGTCGAAGGGTTGCAGCGGCTCGATACCGAAATCATCAATCCGCGCCAGATCATGCGCGCGCTGCGGGAGACGGGAAATGGCGTTTGA
- a CDS encoding 4Fe-4S dicluster domain-containing protein, whose translation MTTPPVENKTEKPKKKRKPPRIEIKNAFCKGCSICVAFCPTQVLAMKEGKAVVVHLEKCTTCYFCELRCPDFAIAVFPAEED comes from the coding sequence ATGACTACACCCCCGGTGGAAAACAAGACCGAAAAGCCGAAAAAGAAAAGAAAACCGCCACGGATCGAGATTAAAAACGCTTTTTGCAAAGGCTGCAGCATTTGTGTGGCTTTCTGCCCGACCCAGGTGCTGGCCATGAAGGAAGGCAAAGCCGTCGTGGTCCACCTGGAAAAATGCACGACCTGCTACTTTTGCGAATTGCGTTGCCCCGATTTCGCCATCGCCGTCTTCCCGGCGGAGGAGGATTAG
- a CDS encoding tetratricopeptide repeat protein produces the protein MYASGTETDVPRKAIYLAALAVFAAAFLIYLPKLANPFTFDDRLFIQTDPNLRDWSAALGEFGRDQASLYRPLRSLVLAGLIRLSGVENPVPFHLTGMLLHAVVSACVVLIVWLLTGRLAAALLAGLLFAWHPVHSDRVAFITAGFDLLGPAFGYAAWALALAYDRGGRRIHLWATGLLLAIGCFGGEEAVMTWPLVGGSLFLFRGDRRRRIVLLAVLGAAVVFYLAARTMVLGSIGRTPDYAAGSLGNSVLSMAVIFWRYIGLTFWPIGLSPAYGPTVYTHLNLASLAGLLGIAGLPVLAIVGRKRSPGLALGIGWFLIALFPYSNLLPADTLMDERYLYSALGGFAAAAGLALAWMGGQRKGAWLVVACLLAVYGANTVARCRVWERPLTLWTQAVTREPNSFLANLNAAYHLLAAGETAAGERYARRAHELNPRRTEPLLQLADPAFARGDDAAGVNLLEQAVAAEPQSVAALSALAQAYVKTGRLPEAARLAEQALAGDRRDTRAHYVLAYLAVTAGRCDLAAPHWQAVLSAVPQAREYEAARQLQEHCSP, from the coding sequence TTGTACGCGAGCGGGACGGAAACCGACGTTCCACGAAAAGCGATTTACCTCGCGGCGCTGGCGGTTTTCGCCGCCGCGTTCCTGATTTATCTCCCCAAACTGGCTAATCCGTTCACTTTTGACGATCGCTTGTTCATCCAGACCGATCCGAATCTGCGCGACTGGTCGGCCGCGCTGGGCGAGTTCGGGCGCGATCAGGCATCGCTGTACCGGCCCCTCCGATCGTTGGTTCTGGCCGGGCTGATTCGTCTGTCCGGCGTGGAAAACCCGGTTCCGTTCCATTTGACCGGCATGCTGTTGCACGCGGTCGTTTCGGCGTGCGTCGTGTTGATTGTCTGGTTGCTGACCGGGCGGCTCGCGGCCGCGCTGCTGGCCGGTTTGTTGTTCGCCTGGCATCCCGTTCATTCGGACCGCGTCGCCTTCATCACCGCCGGATTCGATCTGCTGGGCCCGGCCTTCGGCTACGCGGCCTGGGCGCTGGCGTTGGCGTACGACCGCGGCGGCCGCCGCATTCACCTGTGGGCGACCGGCCTGCTGCTGGCGATCGGCTGTTTCGGCGGCGAGGAAGCGGTGATGACCTGGCCGCTGGTCGGCGGCAGCCTGTTCTTGTTCCGGGGCGACCGCCGCCGGCGGATCGTCTTGCTCGCGGTGCTTGGCGCGGCCGTGGTTTTTTATCTGGCGGCGCGCACGATGGTGCTGGGCAGCATCGGCCGGACGCCTGATTATGCCGCAGGTAGTCTTGGCAACTCCGTTTTGTCGATGGCGGTGATTTTCTGGCGGTACATCGGGTTGACGTTCTGGCCGATCGGTCTCTCGCCGGCTTACGGGCCGACAGTTTATACGCACCTGAATTTGGCTTCGCTGGCGGGTCTGCTCGGCATCGCCGGTTTGCCGGTCCTGGCGATTGTCGGCCGCAAGCGGTCGCCGGGGCTGGCGCTGGGGATCGGTTGGTTTTTAATCGCGCTGTTTCCGTACAGCAATCTTTTGCCCGCCGATACTTTGATGGACGAGCGATACCTCTATTCGGCGCTGGGCGGTTTCGCCGCGGCTGCCGGTCTGGCGCTGGCCTGGATGGGCGGCCAAAGAAAAGGCGCGTGGCTGGTTGTCGCCTGCCTGCTGGCGGTTTACGGCGCGAATACGGTTGCTCGCTGCCGGGTCTGGGAGCGGCCGTTGACCTTATGGACCCAGGCGGTGACGCGCGAGCCGAACAGCTTTCTGGCGAACCTCAACGCGGCTTATCATCTGCTGGCGGCGGGGGAAACGGCGGCCGGCGAGCGCTACGCCAGGCGCGCCCATGAGTTGAACCCGCGCCGCACCGAGCCGCTGTTGCAATTGGCCGATCCGGCGTTTGCCCGCGGCGACGACGCGGCCGGCGTGAATTTGCTGGAACAAGCCGTCGCCGCCGAGCCGCAATCCGTCGCGGCGCTGAGCGCGCTGGCGCAAGCCTATGTTAAAACCGGACGATTGCCCGAGGCGGCGCGCCTGGCCGAGCAGGCGCTCGCCGGCGACCGCCGCGATACCCGGGCGCATTACGTGTTGGCCTACCTGGCGGTGACGGCCGGGCGGTGCGACCTGGCGGCCCCGCATTGGCAGGCGGTTCTTTCCGCCGTTCCGCAAGCGCGGGAATACGAGGCGGCTCGGCAATTGCAGGAGCATTGTTCGCCGTGA
- a CDS encoding tetratricopeptide repeat protein, whose amino-acid sequence MKTKIALLLIAIVLAGCVYAAYWNAPKGDFIWDDINLIVLDYQIKSWNFLKDIFARDFFGFSDDNRKYGYYRPLVTITYALDWRFWQTDPAGYHWTNLLIHYLSTVILFLIFYRLANRRLLAPTIAALLFAVHPIHTESVTWIAGRTDPLCALFYFASFLAFQVYTERLAAGQNLDPLPGAAPHAARRSPYLPGAVSLVLFAFSLLAKEMAVSLPVVSAAYLFVYVTGIKKMKRLVRFLPILAIQIGMVVGYFLFRYFQVGFSKQAKDPFDTITAILSFIKTIGYYSLKMLVPVHLSAYLQNPLVESVLDPAFLAGFVFLALLIATIIVTFTRDKLISFSLLFYLASLLPISNFIRISGPKDMGFMTAERFLYIPSAPFILVGAIVLGRLIGRLGGLLADCEWPVSKARRLAAGVVTVAMFGSFTALTIDRNVDWYSNERLFTQMIADAPNATLLYVVLGNIYRMNKKYAEAEKILNKALEYIAPRDREEPAWIYNDLAGIYAEQRRFDEALQLMKLASRTRLHNSAVLYNYGEIYRAMGDCKSALEYYQRSLVIYRDNRAAFVKMGLCYQQEQAWELANKAYFAALNLTPHSASLLNHLGYNYLRLGNLAKAEIYLTQALREKPRYIKARLNLSQIRYRQGKTDEAIAILNEILAEKEKNADAHAYLGLILAQTGKLPEAGPHIRRALAIDPKHIQARLTLATVNIDTQPQNARRILQGLLQDVPEDVEATFAMGLTYLSEKNNVAAAEWFEKTLKINPRHQGALHEMKNLGLLSEEDKGQPAAGDE is encoded by the coding sequence ATGAAAACGAAAATTGCCTTGCTTCTGATCGCAATCGTGCTGGCCGGTTGCGTTTATGCCGCCTATTGGAATGCGCCGAAGGGCGATTTCATCTGGGACGACATCAATCTGATCGTGCTCGATTACCAGATCAAAAGCTGGAATTTCTTAAAAGACATCTTTGCGCGCGATTTCTTCGGTTTTTCCGACGACAACCGCAAATACGGCTATTACCGGCCGTTGGTCACGATCACCTACGCCCTCGATTGGCGTTTCTGGCAAACCGACCCCGCCGGGTATCATTGGACCAACCTGCTGATCCATTACCTGAGCACGGTGATCCTCTTTCTGATCTTTTATCGCCTGGCCAATCGCCGCCTGCTGGCGCCGACCATCGCCGCCTTGTTGTTCGCGGTGCACCCGATCCATACCGAATCGGTCACCTGGATCGCCGGCCGGACCGATCCGCTCTGCGCCCTCTTCTATTTCGCCAGCTTCCTAGCGTTTCAGGTTTACACCGAACGGCTCGCCGCCGGGCAGAACCTCGATCCGTTGCCCGGCGCGGCGCCGCACGCCGCCCGGCGGTCTCCCTACCTTCCCGGGGCGGTTTCGCTGGTGCTTTTCGCCTTCAGCTTGCTGGCGAAAGAAATGGCCGTTTCGCTGCCGGTGGTGAGCGCGGCCTACCTGTTCGTTTACGTGACCGGTATTAAAAAAATGAAGCGGCTCGTCCGCTTTCTGCCGATCCTCGCCATTCAGATCGGCATGGTGGTCGGCTATTTCCTGTTCCGCTATTTCCAGGTCGGGTTCAGCAAGCAGGCCAAAGATCCGTTCGACACGATCACGGCGATTCTCAGCTTCATCAAAACGATCGGCTACTACTCGCTGAAAATGCTGGTGCCGGTTCACCTGTCGGCCTACCTGCAGAATCCGCTGGTCGAATCGGTACTCGACCCGGCTTTTCTGGCCGGCTTCGTTTTCCTGGCGCTGTTGATCGCCACGATCATCGTGACCTTCACCCGCGACAAGCTGATCAGCTTCTCGCTGCTGTTCTACCTGGCGTCCCTGCTGCCGATCTCGAACTTCATCCGCATCAGCGGTCCCAAAGACATGGGATTCATGACCGCCGAGCGGTTCCTCTATATCCCGAGCGCCCCGTTCATCCTGGTCGGCGCGATCGTGTTGGGGCGGTTGATCGGGCGGTTGGGCGGACTGCTGGCGGATTGCGAATGGCCCGTTTCCAAGGCGCGCCGCCTAGCGGCCGGAGTGGTGACCGTCGCCATGTTCGGCTCCTTCACCGCGCTGACGATCGACCGCAACGTCGATTGGTACTCGAACGAGCGGCTCTTCACCCAGATGATCGCCGACGCCCCCAACGCTACCTTGCTTTACGTGGTGCTGGGCAACATCTATCGCATGAACAAGAAATACGCCGAGGCGGAAAAGATCCTCAACAAAGCCTTGGAATACATCGCCCCGCGCGACCGCGAGGAACCGGCCTGGATCTACAACGACCTGGCCGGCATCTACGCCGAGCAGCGCCGATTCGACGAAGCCCTGCAATTGATGAAGCTCGCCAGCCGGACCCGCCTGCACAACAGCGCCGTGCTGTACAATTACGGCGAAATCTATCGCGCCATGGGCGATTGCAAATCCGCCCTCGAATACTATCAACGCAGCCTGGTCATCTACCGCGACAACCGGGCGGCGTTCGTGAAAATGGGTTTGTGCTATCAGCAGGAACAAGCCTGGGAACTGGCCAACAAAGCCTATTTCGCGGCGCTCAACCTGACCCCGCATTCCGCCAGCCTGCTCAATCACCTCGGCTACAACTACCTGCGGCTCGGCAATCTGGCGAAAGCCGAAATCTATCTGACGCAGGCGTTGCGGGAAAAACCGCGCTACATCAAGGCCCGGCTCAACCTGTCGCAAATCCGTTATCGGCAGGGCAAGACCGACGAAGCCATCGCCATCCTGAACGAAATTCTGGCGGAAAAGGAAAAGAACGCCGACGCCCATGCTTATCTCGGGTTGATCCTGGCCCAGACCGGCAAGCTGCCCGAAGCGGGCCCACACATCCGCCGCGCCCTGGCCATCGACCCAAAACATATCCAGGCGCGCCTGACTCTGGCCACGGTCAATATTGATACTCAGCCTCAAAATGCCCGCCGTATTTTGCAGGGTTTACTGCAAGATGTGCCGGAAGATGTCGAGGCGACGTTCGCCATGGGGCTCACCTATTTGTCTGAAAAGAACAACGTCGCCGCGGCCGAATGGTTTGAAAAAACCTTGAAAATCAACCCTCGCCATCAAGGTGCCCTCCATGAGATGAAGAATCTCGGTTTGTTGAGCGAGGAAGACAAGGGCCAACCGGCGGCGGGTGACGAATAA